In Pseudoxanthomonas indica, the following are encoded in one genomic region:
- a CDS encoding (deoxy)nucleoside triphosphate pyrophosphohydrolase, with the protein MSDSGLPTNTACPSPIRDLHVVAAVIQFSNKILAAKRLPGGPSGLKWEFPGGKVEKGESPQDALQREIREELSLEISVQQDIGTFATVIGDVRIHLQCFRCVAQSEVVVLSAHSEVMWCSPADLRTLDWALPDVPVIDVI; encoded by the coding sequence ATGTCTGATTCTGGTTTACCCACCAATACTGCATGTCCTTCTCCCATTAGGGACCTGCACGTCGTTGCCGCTGTGATTCAATTCAGCAACAAGATTCTAGCTGCAAAGCGGCTGCCAGGCGGACCCTCCGGCCTTAAGTGGGAATTTCCTGGGGGGAAGGTCGAGAAGGGCGAGTCGCCGCAAGATGCTCTTCAGCGCGAAATTCGTGAAGAGTTGAGCCTAGAGATTTCGGTGCAACAGGACATCGGAACCTTCGCGACTGTCATTGGAGACGTAAGGATTCACTTGCAGTGCTTCCGTTGCGTTGCGCAATCTGAAGTGGTCGTTCTATCCGCGCATTCGGAAGTGATGTGGTGTTCTCCAGCCGATCTTCGTACCTTGGATTGGGCGTTGCCTGATGTACCAGTAATCGACGTAATCTAG
- a CDS encoding DUF72 domain-containing protein: MPTPTHRVGAAGWSLPRQHAHHFGEGESMLARYATRFSAVEINSSFYRPHQRKTYERWAASVPADFRFAVKLPQAISHEHALQRAGPLLDAFLEQADGLGKKLGALLLQLPPSLAFEGRPASTFFGLLRRRTQVPVACEPRHASWFSERAEALLRQHAIARVAADPARLPEAALPGGDTRWQYWRWHGSPRMYYSEYSAQALAGLAAQVRELAGRRAPWVILDNTALGFAVPDALEVQRLVGK, translated from the coding sequence ATGCCAACACCCACACACCGCGTCGGCGCCGCCGGATGGTCCCTGCCGCGCCAGCATGCCCACCACTTCGGTGAGGGAGAGAGCATGCTGGCGCGCTATGCCACGCGTTTCAGCGCCGTGGAAATCAATTCCTCGTTTTACCGCCCCCACCAACGCAAGACCTACGAACGCTGGGCGGCCAGCGTGCCGGCAGACTTCCGCTTCGCGGTGAAACTGCCGCAGGCGATTTCGCATGAGCACGCGCTGCAGCGCGCGGGCCCGCTGCTGGATGCCTTCCTGGAGCAGGCGGATGGGCTGGGGAAGAAGTTGGGCGCCCTGTTGCTGCAGTTGCCGCCCAGTCTTGCGTTTGAAGGGCGTCCAGCATCCACCTTCTTCGGCCTGTTGCGGCGACGTACGCAGGTACCCGTCGCCTGCGAGCCGCGCCATGCCAGTTGGTTCAGCGAACGCGCCGAGGCGCTGCTGCGGCAACACGCGATTGCCCGCGTTGCCGCGGATCCGGCCAGGCTGCCCGAGGCCGCACTGCCCGGCGGTGACACGCGTTGGCAGTACTGGCGGTGGCATGGATCGCCGCGCATGTACTACAGCGAGTATTCCGCACAGGCGCTGGCCGGGCTGGCGGCGCAGGTGCGCGAGCTGGCCGGGCGGCGAGCGCCGTGGGTGATCCTGGACAACACCGCGCTGGGGTTCGCGGTGCCGGATGCGCTCGAGGTGCAACGCCTTGTTGGCAAGTGA
- a CDS encoding HNH endonuclease — translation MQYWWVNQNQTYKHEVRGGYLWSPKTKANGGQNRFYHAMTEVASGDVIFSFADTLIKAIGIASGPSESAPKPSEFKSAGANWAKDGWYVPVEFTTLENTIRPKDHVDRLKPVLPAKYSPLQENGNGNQGVYLTPVPEGMAQVLIALLEGQVEKILAKASNTSAADDTTAIAKVLSDDGLKVTQRTQLIQARMGQGLFRSRVTEIESRCRVTGIADVRFLIASHIKPWSRSSNVERLDGSNGLLLAPHIDRLFDNGFITFVEDGELRVSERLPPEVQAAWDLESKVAPMPLSAQQEAYMAYHRAEVFLG, via the coding sequence ATGCAGTATTGGTGGGTAAACCAGAATCAGACATACAAGCACGAAGTAAGGGGCGGATATCTGTGGTCACCAAAGACCAAAGCCAATGGAGGACAGAACCGTTTCTACCATGCAATGACAGAAGTCGCATCAGGCGATGTCATCTTCTCGTTTGCTGACACCCTCATCAAGGCAATTGGAATTGCCAGTGGCCCGAGTGAGTCAGCGCCAAAACCAAGCGAGTTCAAAAGCGCGGGTGCGAATTGGGCCAAAGACGGGTGGTACGTACCAGTTGAGTTTACGACGCTGGAGAACACCATTCGACCCAAGGACCACGTTGACCGCCTAAAGCCTGTGCTGCCAGCGAAGTACTCACCGTTGCAAGAAAATGGGAACGGCAACCAGGGCGTTTATCTGACCCCGGTACCCGAAGGCATGGCGCAGGTCTTGATTGCGCTGTTAGAGGGCCAGGTGGAGAAGATACTTGCGAAGGCGAGTAATACGTCTGCTGCCGATGACACCACGGCCATAGCGAAGGTACTTAGCGACGACGGATTGAAAGTGACGCAGCGCACGCAGCTTATTCAAGCGCGCATGGGGCAGGGGTTGTTTCGTTCGCGAGTTACAGAGATTGAGTCGAGGTGCAGAGTCACTGGTATCGCTGATGTCCGCTTCCTGATAGCGAGCCATATCAAGCCGTGGTCGCGAAGCAGCAACGTCGAGAGGTTGGATGGGAGCAACGGACTTCTTCTCGCACCGCACATTGATCGACTGTTTGACAATGGATTCATAACTTTCGTAGAGGATGGAGAGCTGCGGGTTAGCGAGCGGCTTCCGCCTGAAGTGCAAGCGGCTTGGGACCTGGAGTCCAAAGTCGCGCCGATGCCTCTGAGTGCTCAGCAAGAGGCGTATATGGCATACCACCGCGCAGAGGTCTTCCTAGGGTAG